Within the Oncorhynchus mykiss isolate Arlee chromosome 4, USDA_OmykA_1.1, whole genome shotgun sequence genome, the region GTGACTAATCAATGGATGATGCAAGCAGGGAGAGGGTAGTGGAGGAATTTAGCAGTGAAAAATAGAAAAAAATTAAAGCAAAACCAATTATTGTGCAATATAGGAATCCATACAATAGTCATATTTAGAAAGTGCCAAGAAATCAAGACTATACTTACTAAAGCATCACCAtgcaaagaaaacaaaaaaacatttcaccAGGTGTTCCTCATACCCCTGCACCAGCTAACACAAAACTAAGGCAAAAACCTGAAACAGCcacttacatacatacatacatacatacaacacCATTCAAACATTAAATGACTATGTAATTGGTAACCCCTCCCATGGGTAAAATGGATTCTCCAGTATCAATCTAAGTCAAACATTCACCAGCTGCTCTATATGCCTGTGCCTGTTTACGGTCATAAATGATCAATTATTTATGTAACGAGCAAAACCACCATTGAAATATACTTCCATAGCGGAGAAGACACGTTAATCCTGAAAAGCTTTTTACGGAGAATTCATATGCCAATAttaaaatatctaaaaacatgtGAAACCCCCAAAATGTAAAGTCCTCGTCATCAGAGCACAGGCTACTGAAGCAGGGAAGACAAGTACACTCATGCAGTGGGAGCATTGTGACAACGTGGCCATCCAGTAAACCAGCTAGCTATGCCATGAAACGACACCGTCATGTGATCCACAGGTCCCATTCTGGAGGTTAAAGGTCATTCTTAAACTCTGAGGTCCATAACTAACTCCATAACGTCCTCCCCACTGCCCGTCTGTAAAGGTTTCCATGTCCTTTTGACATAGTCAATGTCCTAAGAGCAAGTACCacaaccctccactcctctcaGAACATAGGATTCTTCACAGAGGAATTGCAGCGTCCACTGGGTTTCAACTAAACTATGCTTCAGCACAACATTAGTATAGAAGTTACAATCCATAGAATCAACAGGTGAAATAGGGCCACGGACTCCAGGAGCAGACCCACAGGAAGAGATGCCTCTAGTTTGAATACTTCAGAGCCAGCTAGAGGAGAAAGAAAGTCTCATCATTTTCATATTCTAGCTCATTTTCCCTGAAATAAAAAGGTATTTTTTCTTTGATGGGCCACTTTAAAGCATTCTAGGGCCTAATAGTTTTAGATGACCAATGTCATCCAATTACataaacatttaatgagttaATTACCTGTGTATGTTCTCATCAATGAGAGTGTTACGCTGGTATACTTATAATGCCTCCTCTCCAAATGAAGAGTTTATTATGAGGATTGATTGGCTCACAATTACTGTAAAACCTAACGGTATGGGGGTGTTGGTAGCCCTCTGGCTCTCTCATTGGGTAGGTGTTCTAGACAAGGTCAACTACACAGCATAGTGTGGAATGATACACACTTCATAATACATGTTAAGTTGCTCATACGTCACGAGCATGGCTGGACCAAACGCAGAGGCTGAAATCAAACTTTCGCCCAACTGTGTGGTGTGTTAGCGTGCATCTGTGGTGTTGATATTTAACAGCGCAACGTCTCACCTTGTGGGCAGTGTCTGCAAACTGCTGGGCTTTGTGCATCAGGTCTACTGTCTTGTCCTCGGCACGGCCCAGTCTCTCCCCACGCTCCTGCAGGGCCTGGCTTGCCCTCTTGACTACACTAGCCATACTGCCCCCTGGGGGGCGCTGTCCACTGGGACTTGCTCTGTGACCTgctgcacaacacacacagaaacagagagagagacagacagacagagagacaaaaactGGTCATGACCACACACACCAAAGATAGGATAACAAACAGGTATAACATTATGTTACAACATCCAAGAGCCAGAATCAAAATGTCAATCTAGCCATCTTTGCTTTCTTTTACTCTAAACTAATGTTTGTCGAGAGAGAGGTAACAATCTGTAGGGGGGGCTAGATCATGCCACCTGGACTGGTCAACTTAGGAGAGAGACTGCCCTACATTTTCTGTTGGTCTGCATCTCTATGCCCTGCTACTGCCTGGCACCTCTCCCTgtgccacacacaccacacacacacacacacacacacacacacgtcagttgGTTCCATGAGGAGCCGCGTTTCTTCTCAGTCTCCCTACCCCGCAGACTCAAGGCTAGCCTTTGTTATTTTAGCAGGAGGTTTGGACACAAAGTCGCCAGTCAGCTAGCCGCAACCTCATAGAAGAGCCATTCTCTACTGTAGCGGAGAGAGGTGTTACAGAGGACAATTGACAATCGCCTGAGAGAGGATTATAAAGGAGAATGTAAAGGATACAACCATAGGCCTGCCACTAAGGGTTGTCCTTATATTATTGAAGGTTGTTTTGTCCCCTTACCTCCAGCCTGAGGACTGCTTTGTTTTGAAGCCATCACCTTCTTCACGCGGTTGAAGAAGACCTTGCAACGGTAGATGACCAGATTCACAGTGCAGGCATCTGTTAGAATGACACCCAATGAGACTGATAAAAGCTGTATCATAATCATGATCAATAGGGCAAATAGACAGTACAGAATCAAACAGGAAATTGGAGTCCATGCCATATCATGAGGATAAACCACTCCTACGGTCTCAGAATAATGCAAACTGATAGCTGGTCAATATTGCGCCCTAACACTTCCCCTAGGTCAATGCACGTCGATCTGCAAACATGGAAGTGTTAGGACCAAGGGGAAGGGAGTGAATTGGGACTGACTGTTGACAGACTACGCTTCTCCTTTCACACCCCTTTACCTCCTGTGAGTTTGGACTGACAGTTGACAAATTCAGTCTGGCGGGGCCTGGGACCCACTGTGCTCTTCCGTCTAGCCTGGGCCCCTGGACCTCCTCTTTGGCCCCCTTGGAATCCTGggctaaccggtgcccctggaCTAGCTCTCTGGTCCTTCTGCTGGTCTCCAGCTGGGCTACCCAGGCCACCAGGGACCCGCTCCTTGCCCTCCCAGTAAGTCTGACAGGCGTGGTACATGATCTGGATGAAGATGCACTTCTCTGCCGCTGAGCTGGCCACCCATTGGTCAAATGCGTTGTCAAATACCAGGTCAAACTCTGGGCAGTCCTGTGGGAGATTACAGAAGGGTATACAGATGAGGGATACGATAGAGAGGTCACAAGACAGTAGAGGAGAATAGTGGACCAAACCAATCGCCCAGAAACACATGGGTCAGAATCCTGGTGCTCCAATCCCAATTCAACCCTTTATCCATCAAGACCTGATTGGCTCTACTAGTCTAATTAGCCCCCAAACCGCACTGATTCTCATCCATTCTGCTTTGGGAAACTGAACATGGCAGAGGGGGctaaggagagaggaaggaaatggatgatgaatggatacaggGCTTCCAGAGAATCTAGGCAGTACAGTACCACACAGAATATCACATCTATACCATCTCTATGATGACGTCACCTTGTTGGGGTCGATGCCATCGACCTGGCGGAGCTGCTCCACGCTCCACTGTGACCTCCTGGTGAAGGGGGCAGAGCCTCCAAACTGCTTGACCTTGGTGATGAGGAGCTGGGCTGGTCTCTTATTGGTCACTGGGGGATTAGGAGGGGTCATCGGTTAGAAATATGAAACCAAAGCACAGTCATATAATGTAAAAATAGCAAAGTAAATCTACACAGTACTACAATGAAGACAGGATATAAAGAAGAGATTTAGGATTCACTTTCCACAACTAAAcgtgtgtttattttattttttacaaacatTGGACACACACCGGACCAGTCACCATCACAGATCAACAAACAGACCGCCAATGCCCATTCTTCTTCAGTGGATTCTCTTGTTCAAACGATATGAGGGGTTGTAATGGGGGAGACTGGCAGTGCCAGCTGAGGACACTAGTCACTCTTCCGTCTGTGGTGTAATTGGGACGGGGTGAAGAGTCCCTCGAGGGACACTGGGGCAGTGAATGCCCATGACTCTGGGTGACTTCATCACAGTAACAATAGCTACTATGGATGGAGAGTGAGTGACACTGAACATCTAAATAATATGCAAGTGATCCTTCCTGCTCAATTATAGGATCCATGTCCTCTGACAACGTCAGACTCAGTGGTATTAGATAGCCAGCATCACAATGTCCTGACTGCAACACAATGAATACCTCTGCATCCTTCCAGTCAGATAATTCCACCATGAGATGGTTAAACAATGTAGCCTTTTAATCCTGAACAAGAGAgttgtatatacacacagcagaTCAACAAGTCCTGGATTTAAAATTCAAGTCACAATGGTCCCAGCTGAGAGAAATATGTTACAGGAGCCTACCTGACAGACAGATGTACGTCATAGAGAAATATGTTACAGGAGCCTACCTGACAGACAGATGTATGTCATATATTCTCCCTTGCCTCCAGTGGGCAGAAAGGGAACCTTTTTCCTTTT harbors:
- the LOC110522538 gene encoding syntaxin-binding protein 6 isoform X2, with translation MNIQSVINREVFAPRDERILVAVEVKRRKRKKVPFLPTGGKGEYMTYICLSVTNKRPAQLLITKVKQFGGSAPFTRRSQWSVEQLRQVDGIDPNKDCPEFDLVFDNAFDQWVASSAAEKCIFIQIMYHACQTYWEGKERVPGGLGSPAGDQQKDQRASPGAPVSPGFQGGQRGGPGAQARRKSTVGPRPRQTEFVNCQSKLTGDACTVNLVIYRCKVFFNRVKKVMASKQSSPQAGGHRASPSGQRPPGGSMASVVKRASQALQERGERLGRAEDKTVDLMHKAQQFADTAHKLALKYSN
- the LOC110522538 gene encoding syntaxin-binding protein 6 isoform X1: MNIQSVINREVFAPRDERILVAVEVKRRKRKKVPFLPTGGKGEYMTYICLSVTNKRPAQLLITKVKQFGGSAPFTRRSQWSVEQLRQVDGIDPNKDCPEFDLVFDNAFDQWVASSAAEKCIFIQIMYHACQTYWEGKERVPGGLGSPAGDQQKDQRASPGAPVSPGFQGGQRGGPGAQARRKSTVGPRPRQTEFVNCQSKLTGDACTVNLVIYRCKVFFNRVKKVMASKQSSPQAGAGHRASPSGQRPPGGSMASVVKRASQALQERGERLGRAEDKTVDLMHKAQQFADTAHKLALKYSN